A genome region from Hydrogenoanaerobacterium saccharovorans includes the following:
- a CDS encoding cadherin-like beta sandwich domain-containing protein — protein MKRYLAFFLALVLVFTVPDATFKTMAAITSNVPEVRFIGSETATAADVIEGNGAEVFIGTSTQYTIGEPPFIIQDKSGTAVTDKIIYNNATKSFSTQKGAAGSGMASYSITANFFAITATGTALESWNGGAMAIDVTSQSRMAILEKSSIKIKAKDEESNEGNVIFEVVGTPTGAFSRYVSGATISGQRVPDGRDPKPLEVNFWDGSSGSQKTDIKLLLYTKQGTVIPNSDPEKKQYKVTKDTTYEIVFSTAPSNPMILRVWTAKAAADQLAKAVVNDITKRNYVILNKNDDYSWITTDFKLATEVPYFGAKFDIDWVWEPNKDESYGAAAIEKIDNDGSTDDQNKLIKTTRAKVHKQESDVKGMLKAKITCLIDGKPVLDDSGKPVEALADVPIIVKGKGRPAYIKLLTQQVGGQDPTDIAPKDPDKIENIPKNMDVYDNSVSGADKTKLPYRFYSTMYMGEKNAAAEYVIISCDDPEVLDLFLDGQPAAYVYNTKVNNPNPKGVGSLDLEIVAAKEGSTRIVFDFYCKGFGGKIEKYQTITTPIISVQDSTPRKDATLASLTMRRNNSKLFGLIEGEEFDYGFSPEKTQYQVEVPFRDTDQVTLTPVLNDKKADRNISYEIIYEYNSDTPVVDSGNPGSPSTVKSGDKITIKLPNEGDTATVRLTTTAQNPSIKMIYKLEITRAYKSIDSTLKELKVSDSNDKTMKNLLTGFKGDKTSYEISVPYRVKQALVEATPNFIEAKAEIISPEAKKENLFSKTENLIDLGYGEGVNPTNIKVLVTAENSDYKTEYQVAVRRLDPSTIATLDDLVITDNAEKPIPFTPKFNKTTLVYEMNIPYATDSIKIKTKPTDNTVSSIQARDIHKSSDEQKQWVDLTPDVLSAKIPVDCGTDEKPAFTIPIKVTAEDEKTVVTYELEIVRELPSDEAALASLDIVDQNKKNIEYDFYPDIMKYTVPTAYESESVMFTPKAVFATPHEITINGKRIKNGEQSRAYKLEKYPNITKFEVKVTAEDQKTEKTYLLDIARAKPSSDNLLKSLAITGLKEFKPVFVPSKQNYKGSIADGGKSVVVTATANHPYAIIKINGKKAESGKPFEAIDVVEVDSEINIEVIAQNGTDKRVYNVKLTNENLIDKSSNADLRSLEVKEGYMSPEFKPSISTYEVSVKDETSFVDIIPRADDRMAKVRVLAGTKEIGDDDGDYSEAIENGENNFTVEVTSPDKTKVKEYKINVFRGDEEKQGLLKPITPDIIDFKGSDNIVVDITKYPIVSAEVFNELKKYPKKVITFVGNDYSLQFKARDIKKLIPHEKVYDFSMAFTSPDEDAIYDIMDEKSANDKLEPVMVYFRHHGQLPAPAVFTLSLGQKYKNKKLYWHYYNKERDRIDYYGYFNTNSKGTFAVQIDHFSTYFITIRIVAGSENKSGASGKASDNIGNVSRINPDTGKNCGKMNTGGNQP, from the coding sequence ATGAAACGATATTTAGCTTTCTTTTTGGCACTGGTTTTGGTGTTTACCGTTCCCGATGCAACGTTTAAAACAATGGCAGCCATTACATCCAATGTACCCGAAGTAAGGTTTATAGGCAGTGAAACAGCAACGGCTGCCGACGTAATCGAGGGTAACGGTGCAGAAGTGTTTATAGGCACATCAACCCAGTATACCATTGGTGAACCTCCGTTTATTATTCAAGATAAAAGCGGTACAGCTGTAACAGATAAAATTATCTATAATAACGCTACAAAAAGCTTTAGCACCCAAAAAGGCGCTGCAGGTTCAGGCATGGCGTCGTATTCCATAACAGCAAACTTTTTTGCCATTACTGCTACAGGCACGGCATTAGAGAGTTGGAACGGCGGCGCTATGGCAATCGACGTAACAAGCCAAAGCCGTATGGCAATCCTTGAAAAGAGTAGCATCAAAATTAAAGCAAAAGATGAGGAAAGCAACGAAGGCAACGTAATCTTTGAGGTTGTGGGTACGCCTACGGGTGCTTTTTCGCGCTATGTTTCCGGTGCAACGATATCTGGACAAAGAGTACCAGATGGAAGAGACCCTAAGCCACTTGAGGTGAACTTTTGGGATGGCAGCTCTGGGAGCCAAAAAACCGACATCAAACTGCTGCTTTACACCAAACAAGGTACTGTAATACCCAATTCTGATCCGGAGAAAAAACAATATAAAGTTACTAAAGACACTACCTACGAAATTGTATTCAGCACGGCTCCATCCAACCCGATGATTTTGCGTGTGTGGACTGCGAAAGCCGCTGCGGATCAGCTCGCAAAAGCGGTAGTAAACGATATTACAAAAAGAAACTATGTTATACTCAATAAAAATGATGATTACAGTTGGATTACCACCGATTTTAAACTGGCAACCGAGGTGCCGTATTTTGGTGCAAAATTTGATATTGATTGGGTATGGGAGCCCAATAAAGACGAGTCCTACGGAGCTGCGGCAATTGAAAAAATTGATAACGACGGCAGTACCGATGATCAAAACAAATTAATAAAAACGACACGTGCAAAGGTGCATAAGCAAGAATCCGATGTAAAAGGCATGCTAAAAGCCAAAATTACATGTCTTATCGACGGAAAGCCAGTTTTAGATGATAGCGGCAAGCCGGTTGAGGCGCTAGCAGACGTACCAATTATAGTAAAAGGCAAGGGCAGACCTGCCTATATTAAACTGCTAACACAGCAAGTTGGCGGGCAAGACCCTACCGACATTGCGCCCAAAGACCCCGATAAAATTGAAAATATACCTAAAAATATGGATGTTTACGATAACTCGGTGTCCGGTGCAGACAAAACTAAACTCCCTTATCGTTTTTATTCCACCATGTATATGGGCGAAAAAAATGCAGCTGCTGAGTATGTCATTATTTCTTGTGATGACCCCGAAGTACTGGATTTATTTTTAGATGGGCAGCCTGCTGCTTATGTTTACAACACCAAGGTTAACAACCCTAACCCTAAGGGAGTTGGCAGCCTTGACCTCGAAATCGTAGCTGCGAAAGAGGGTAGCACACGCATCGTCTTCGATTTTTATTGCAAAGGCTTTGGCGGTAAGATAGAAAAATACCAAACAATTACAACCCCCATTATTTCTGTGCAAGACTCAACACCGCGTAAGGATGCTACGCTTGCATCGCTTACCATGCGCCGTAATAACAGTAAGCTATTTGGTTTGATAGAGGGCGAAGAGTTCGATTACGGTTTTTCACCGGAAAAAACCCAATATCAGGTAGAAGTCCCTTTTAGAGATACAGACCAGGTAACTTTAACCCCTGTTTTAAATGATAAAAAAGCAGACAGAAATATAAGCTACGAAATCATTTATGAATATAACAGTGATACTCCGGTTGTGGATTCCGGCAATCCAGGCAGCCCATCTACGGTTAAAAGCGGAGACAAAATTACAATTAAGTTGCCTAACGAGGGCGATACTGCTACAGTCCGCCTTACAACTACGGCACAGAATCCATCCATAAAAATGATTTATAAACTTGAAATTACACGAGCTTATAAGAGTATTGATTCAACACTGAAAGAACTAAAAGTTTCAGACAGCAATGATAAGACGATGAAAAATTTGCTGACAGGCTTTAAGGGCGATAAAACAAGCTATGAAATATCTGTGCCATACAGAGTGAAGCAGGCACTGGTTGAGGCTACCCCCAATTTTATTGAGGCAAAAGCCGAAATAATCAGTCCCGAAGCAAAAAAAGAAAATTTATTCAGCAAAACTGAAAATTTAATTGACTTAGGGTATGGTGAAGGTGTTAACCCTACCAATATTAAAGTGTTGGTCACGGCGGAAAACAGCGACTATAAAACCGAATATCAAGTTGCGGTACGTCGGCTAGACCCAAGCACAATTGCTACGTTGGACGATTTGGTTATCACAGATAATGCCGAAAAGCCCATACCTTTTACGCCAAAGTTCAACAAAACTACTTTGGTTTACGAAATGAACATCCCCTATGCTACCGATAGCATTAAAATTAAAACAAAACCTACCGACAACACCGTCAGTTCCATTCAGGCAAGAGATATTCACAAAAGTAGCGATGAGCAAAAACAATGGGTAGACCTTACACCGGATGTTCTTTCGGCAAAAATACCTGTGGATTGCGGTACAGATGAAAAACCGGCATTTACTATTCCAATCAAAGTGACGGCAGAAGACGAAAAAACAGTAGTCACTTATGAGTTGGAAATCGTAAGGGAATTGCCGAGCGATGAAGCTGCACTTGCTTCGTTGGATATTGTAGATCAAAACAAAAAGAATATCGAATACGATTTTTATCCCGACATTATGAAGTATACCGTTCCAACCGCTTATGAGTCGGAAAGTGTTATGTTTACACCAAAGGCAGTTTTTGCTACACCGCACGAAATTACTATAAACGGCAAAAGAATTAAAAACGGCGAGCAAAGCCGTGCCTATAAACTGGAAAAATATCCTAACATAACAAAGTTTGAAGTTAAAGTAACAGCCGAAGATCAGAAAACAGAGAAAACTTATCTCTTGGATATTGCCAGAGCGAAACCCAGCTCCGATAACCTGCTGAAAAGTTTAGCAATAACAGGGCTCAAAGAGTTTAAGCCTGTTTTTGTACCAAGCAAACAAAACTATAAAGGCTCTATTGCAGATGGAGGTAAATCGGTTGTTGTGACTGCTACAGCCAATCACCCCTATGCAATTATTAAAATTAACGGCAAAAAAGCTGAAAGCGGCAAGCCCTTTGAAGCAATTGATGTTGTAGAGGTCGACAGCGAAATCAACATCGAGGTTATCGCACAAAACGGTACGGATAAGCGCGTTTACAATGTGAAATTGACCAACGAAAACCTAATTGATAAAAGCAGTAATGCCGACCTACGCAGCTTAGAAGTTAAAGAAGGCTACATGTCGCCCGAATTTAAGCCATCTATTTCCACATACGAAGTATCGGTGAAAGATGAGACCTCGTTTGTCGATATTATTCCGCGTGCCGATGACAGAATGGCGAAGGTTCGAGTGCTGGCGGGTACCAAAGAAATTGGTGATGACGACGGAGATTATTCTGAAGCAATCGAAAACGGCGAGAATAATTTTACCGTTGAGGTTACATCACCCGATAAAACTAAGGTGAAAGAATATAAAATCAATGTTTTCCGCGGTGATGAGGAAAAGCAAGGCTTGCTAAAACCCATTACGCCGGATATAATTGATTTTAAAGGTTCCGACAATATTGTAGTGGATATTACAAAATACCCAATAGTATCCGCTGAAGTATTCAACGAACTCAAAAAGTATCCGAAAAAAGTAATTACTTTTGTGGGCAACGATTATTCATTGCAGTTTAAAGCGCGTGATATCAAAAAGTTGATTCCGCATGAAAAAGTGTACGACTTTTCAATGGCGTTTACTTCGCCGGATGAAGATGCGATTTACGATATTATGGATGAAAAATCAGCAAACGATAAGCTGGAACCGGTTATGGTCTATTTTAGGCATCATGGTCAGTTGCCTGCGCCTGCTGTTTTTACACTAAGTCTTGGTCAAAAATATAAGAACAAAAAATTGTATTGGCATTATTATAACAAAGAACGTGATAGAATTGATTATTACGGTTATTTCAATACCAATTCAAAGGGTACATTTGCTGTTCAGATAGACCATTTTTCAACCTATTTTATTACAATAAGAATTGTAGCTGGCTCAGAAAATAAGAGTGGTGCAAGCGGTAAAGCAAGTGACAATATCGGTAATGTAAGCCGCATTAATCCAGATACAGGTAAAAATTGCGGAAAGATGAATACAGGAGGAAATCAGCCATGA
- the csrA gene encoding carbon storage regulator CsrA, with product MLILSRKIGESLMIGKDIEIVVTEVNGDKVRLGIIAPKNVEIYRKELYLTIESNRQAADKVDSNNLLEFINSLKHTD from the coding sequence ATTTTATCAAGAAAAATCGGAGAATCACTGATGATTGGCAAAGATATCGAGATTGTTGTAACCGAGGTAAACGGTGATAAGGTGCGTCTCGGTATTATAGCACCCAAAAATGTAGAAATCTACCGCAAGGAGTTGTATCTTACTATCGAGAGCAACCGCCAAGCGGCAGATAAGGTGGATTCTAATAATCTGCTGGAATTTATAAACAGTCTCAAACATACCGATTAA
- the flgB gene encoding flagellar basal body rod protein FlgB, translating to MLYNNIEFKAMQSSLDALWMKQRVISDNISNYETPGYKAKTVTFQNVLSDAVRSEGGKGKYHFQATVDANSDTSSRPDGNNVNMEKETIELWKTYAQYSYLSQKMTGQFKNIRYVINQAMK from the coding sequence ATGCTGTACAATAATATAGAGTTTAAAGCAATGCAAAGCAGTCTGGACGCTCTTTGGATGAAGCAAAGAGTTATCAGCGACAATATTTCAAATTATGAAACTCCTGGTTATAAAGCAAAAACAGTCACATTCCAAAATGTGCTCAGTGATGCAGTGCGTTCAGAAGGCGGTAAAGGTAAATATCATTTTCAAGCTACAGTTGATGCAAATTCGGACACTTCTTCTCGTCCCGACGGCAACAATGTCAATATGGAAAAAGAAACAATCGAGTTGTGGAAGACCTATGCACAGTACTCATACTTGTCTCAAAAAATGACAGGCCAGTTTAAAAATATTCGTTACGTCATCAATCAGGCAATGAAATAA
- the fliD gene encoding flagellar filament capping protein FliD gives MAISPFATGYSASSRGLSGLVSGMDTQSMVEKMLSGTKAKIDKQNSIKQQLLWKQDIYRDVISNLRNFQLNFFSFSKPESNLISSSFFNNMSAVYKSDAVKISATNDAATGKFTIDNIKQLATAYKEESTHQVTANLSGVIDSNVFNEFKNIKHEVTIQVGSTSGTISFTANEFAGKTSQEIVDSINSRIVATGLNGKVAASLVDGKLVFQAQAGYEKETVQVDGSAEGMEVLGLKNNQFGTGSVSAINKIDLSKANPKINIVLDGVEKTIVLSDEVVAGAVENTKEAYIAKNLENSIKEAFGNGITVSFNTTDKSIEIGTIAGEGRQVTIGGSNSSILGLKSGQSNKINLNMRLADINFGQQLQGSTYRFTINGTTLEASSNDTLSSVINRINSSQAGVTVSYSSLKNSFTIESKTMGAGIGIEMKNDVGNLLSSMFGVGSSGSAVSMALKNEKIYAENATAFTDIKSGDFKVTVNGTAVAISLPEKTDKTDYTAQEAVDYINAELEKRAGVDANGNANIKLGLNGSQVTLTASKGYNVEFSAENAGSSITTALGFTADQNQRATDTTLMSDLGMTSGIIQIGTQTIDLSSYTTFADFKAGLTAALGSNGTIVFDENMGTLGIMSVSASNFSVTGTDAAGKAAMEKLFGSGSMEFNSTAVATAKAAGQNAVLSVNGTEIVRNSNNFTIDGLNIELLQEFNKTGDVTQKIDVNTTRNTEQIYKGIESFVAEYNKLIEKLNGLIDAPADYKQYPPLTAEQKKEMSEKEIELWEEKAKSGLVRKDDIISGLLSDMRMSLYQKPDSASMALYEIGITTSTNWKDKGQLVISDPEAFKFALASNPEQVQELFTNAENGLAKQLNNIIDKTAKASSGSPGSLVALAGIKGAQFDKTSSLDKQLKSIDDRISNLKRTYEKEHARYWKQFNAMEKMVASMNQQSSWLSQQFS, from the coding sequence ATGGCAATTAGCCCTTTTGCCACCGGATACAGTGCGTCGAGTAGAGGTCTTTCAGGTCTTGTTTCGGGAATGGATACACAATCTATGGTGGAAAAGATGCTTTCAGGAACGAAAGCAAAGATTGACAAGCAAAACTCAATAAAGCAGCAGCTTTTGTGGAAGCAAGATATTTACCGCGATGTAATATCCAATCTTCGTAATTTTCAGCTGAACTTTTTCAGTTTTTCAAAACCAGAGAGCAACCTAATATCCAGTTCTTTCTTTAACAATATGTCTGCGGTCTATAAATCAGATGCTGTAAAAATAAGTGCAACCAACGATGCAGCTACAGGCAAGTTTACTATCGACAACATTAAGCAGCTTGCAACAGCTTACAAAGAGGAGTCTACACATCAAGTTACTGCCAACCTCAGCGGAGTAATTGATTCGAATGTATTCAATGAATTTAAAAATATAAAACATGAGGTTACCATTCAAGTAGGTAGCACCTCTGGAACTATTTCATTTACTGCCAATGAATTCGCAGGCAAAACAAGTCAAGAAATTGTTGATTCAATTAATTCCAGAATTGTTGCTACCGGTTTAAACGGCAAAGTAGCTGCATCCTTGGTAGACGGAAAACTGGTTTTTCAAGCCCAAGCCGGATATGAAAAGGAAACAGTTCAGGTTGATGGCTCTGCTGAGGGGATGGAAGTACTTGGTTTAAAGAACAACCAATTTGGTACAGGTTCTGTGAGTGCGATAAATAAAATCGACCTATCAAAGGCAAATCCAAAAATAAATATCGTGTTGGATGGCGTAGAAAAAACCATTGTATTAAGCGATGAGGTTGTTGCAGGTGCGGTAGAAAACACAAAAGAAGCATATATTGCAAAGAACCTCGAAAACTCTATTAAAGAGGCATTCGGCAACGGTATTACTGTTAGTTTCAATACAACAGATAAAAGCATTGAGATAGGTACTATTGCAGGCGAAGGTCGTCAAGTTACCATTGGCGGCAGCAATAGTTCTATACTGGGTTTGAAGAGCGGTCAATCCAATAAAATCAATTTGAATATGAGACTGGCTGACATCAATTTCGGTCAACAACTGCAGGGAAGTACCTACCGCTTTACCATCAACGGTACAACGCTTGAAGCTTCGAGTAATGATACGCTCTCTTCTGTTATAAACCGAATCAACTCCAGTCAAGCAGGCGTAACAGTATCCTATTCTTCGCTTAAAAATAGTTTTACGATAGAATCTAAGACAATGGGTGCCGGTATAGGCATTGAAATGAAGAATGATGTCGGCAACCTGCTTTCTTCTATGTTCGGTGTTGGCAGCAGCGGCAGTGCTGTAAGTATGGCTTTAAAAAATGAGAAAATTTATGCTGAAAATGCCACGGCTTTTACCGATATAAAAAGTGGTGATTTTAAAGTAACTGTAAATGGTACAGCAGTTGCCATTTCATTACCTGAAAAAACAGATAAAACTGATTACACTGCGCAAGAGGCAGTTGACTATATTAACGCCGAGCTTGAAAAGAGGGCAGGCGTTGATGCAAACGGAAACGCCAATATAAAATTAGGTTTAAACGGTTCTCAAGTTACTTTAACCGCATCAAAAGGTTATAATGTTGAATTTTCAGCAGAAAATGCGGGCAGTTCCATTACAACAGCACTTGGTTTTACTGCAGACCAAAACCAACGTGCTACAGACACAACATTGATGAGCGATTTAGGCATGACTTCCGGTATCATACAAATTGGTACACAAACAATCGATTTAAGCAGCTATACAACTTTTGCAGATTTCAAAGCGGGTTTAACAGCGGCACTCGGTTCAAATGGTACAATTGTCTTTGACGAAAACATGGGTACGCTGGGTATTATGAGTGTGAGTGCTAGTAACTTTTCTGTTACAGGTACAGATGCAGCAGGTAAGGCGGCTATGGAAAAGCTGTTTGGCTCAGGTAGTATGGAGTTTAACAGCACTGCTGTTGCAACAGCGAAAGCAGCTGGTCAAAATGCTGTTCTCAGTGTAAATGGCACTGAAATTGTACGTAACAGTAATAACTTTACGATTGACGGCTTAAATATTGAATTGCTTCAAGAATTCAATAAAACGGGCGATGTTACACAAAAGATTGATGTAAATACCACACGCAACACAGAACAAATCTATAAAGGAATTGAAAGTTTTGTTGCCGAATACAACAAGCTTATCGAAAAGCTAAATGGCTTGATTGATGCCCCTGCCGACTACAAGCAGTACCCCCCGCTTACTGCAGAGCAGAAAAAAGAGATGAGCGAAAAAGAGATTGAGCTGTGGGAAGAAAAAGCAAAGAGCGGCCTTGTTCGAAAAGATGATATAATATCGGGACTCCTCAGCGATATGCGCATGTCTCTTTATCAAAAACCCGATTCTGCAAGTATGGCACTGTATGAAATCGGTATTACAACCTCTACTAACTGGAAAGATAAAGGACAATTGGTTATCAGCGACCCAGAGGCGTTCAAGTTTGCGTTGGCATCAAATCCTGAACAAGTACAAGAACTTTTTACAAATGCCGAAAATGGCTTGGCAAAACAACTCAACAATATCATTGATAAAACGGCAAAAGCAAGCAGCGGCTCACCCGGTTCGTTGGTTGCCCTTGCAGGTATCAAAGGTGCACAGTTTGATAAGACCAGTTCCCTTGACAAACAGCTCAAAAGTATTGATGACAGAATCAGTAATTTAAAAAGGACATATGAAAAAGAGCATGCAAGGTACTGGAAGCAATTTAACGCAATGGAGAAAATGGTTGCCAGTATGAACCAGCAAAGCTCATGGTTGTCGCAACAGTTCTCATGA
- the fliE gene encoding flagellar hook-basal body complex protein FliE, translating to MFIVPISQMPSIEPIQKSAAQVTQPENGAGMPFKQIFEEAINNLRETQAQSNEDAYRLAMGQADDLHTVVINSEKAATALELTVQLTSRAVSAYNEIMRMQI from the coding sequence ATGTTTATCGTACCAATCTCTCAAATGCCGTCGATTGAACCCATTCAAAAAAGTGCGGCTCAGGTTACACAACCCGAAAACGGTGCAGGTATGCCGTTTAAGCAAATATTTGAAGAAGCGATTAACAATCTGCGCGAAACACAAGCACAATCTAACGAAGATGCATATAGGCTTGCTATGGGGCAGGCGGATGATCTTCATACCGTGGTAATAAACTCAGAAAAAGCTGCAACAGCGTTAGAGCTTACAGTTCAACTTACATCTCGAGCTGTTTCGGCGTATAACGAAATTATGAGGATGCAGATTTGA
- the flgC gene encoding flagellar basal body rod protein FlgC, producing MGFLNSLNIAGSALTAERFRTDIILQNLANSSTTRTENGEPYRRKQVVFEERGMTFGKSLEREMDKINSGGVRVAEVIESQDPFIPVYDPTHPHANDDGYVMMPNVNRAEEQVDLMAATRAYEANTTALNVVKAMALKALEIGK from the coding sequence ATGGGGTTTCTTAATTCGTTAAATATTGCAGGTTCAGCACTTACAGCTGAGCGCTTTCGTACCGATATTATTCTTCAAAACTTGGCAAACAGTTCAACAACAAGAACAGAGAACGGCGAGCCTTACCGTAGAAAACAGGTTGTTTTTGAAGAGAGAGGGATGACTTTCGGTAAAAGCCTTGAGCGAGAAATGGATAAAATCAATTCGGGCGGTGTAAGAGTAGCTGAAGTTATTGAAAGTCAAGATCCGTTTATTCCTGTTTACGATCCCACTCATCCTCACGCAAATGACGATGGCTATGTTATGATGCCAAATGTAAACAGAGCAGAAGAACAAGTAGATTTAATGGCTGCAACAAGAGCATACGAAGCAAATACCACTGCCCTCAATGTGGTAAAAGCAATGGCCCTTAAAGCACTTGAAATTGGTAAATAA
- the fliS gene encoding flagellar export chaperone FliS, which yields MMNPYEKYKQQSVMTMTQGEMVVRLYEEIINQLSRAVNCIREKDIEGTNASLQKCQRIINYLKSTLNFKYEVSSNLSSLYDFFNEQIIKSNLKKDTQPIEEILPLVSELKDTFAQGERLSRMQQ from the coding sequence ATGATGAATCCTTATGAAAAGTATAAACAGCAGTCTGTCATGACAATGACACAAGGCGAAATGGTGGTTCGGCTGTATGAAGAGATTATCAATCAGTTAAGCAGAGCGGTCAACTGTATCCGCGAAAAAGATATTGAGGGTACCAATGCCTCTTTGCAAAAATGCCAAAGAATCATTAATTATCTGAAATCTACGCTGAATTTTAAGTATGAAGTTTCTAGCAATCTTTCAAGTCTTTATGATTTTTTTAATGAACAGATTATTAAAAGTAACTTAAAAAAAGATACCCAGCCAATCGAAGAAATTTTACCGCTGGTGTCTGAATTAAAGGATACTTTTGCACAGGGCGAAAGGCTTTCACGTATGCAGCAGTAA
- a CDS encoding class B sortase, with product MRKVLISVLVLLVLAAVAAGAYIFMGNAPAAEQPTEPVNVVFNDIRGPMVPTGSEADDSFYEVSLALQHAYGQNEDTVGWLQIPNTDINNSVLQSNNNMYYLRRNEKKEDDIYGCYYTDYASEFESRQALSANTVIYGHSDLKDNPDGPRFSQLFRFAQKEFAEKNRSIFFSIPSEQMEWQIFAVFYTDLGFEYINPDLDGGSLTAMANEAKARSLYDYGVSIYPNDKILTLSTCSVKYGERRDQRFVVMAKLLPADKKAEEAEELKDNPNPKQPDFASEK from the coding sequence ATGAGAAAAGTCTTGATTTCTGTTCTTGTTTTATTAGTACTTGCTGCAGTTGCAGCGGGCGCATACATTTTTATGGGTAACGCGCCTGCTGCTGAACAGCCCACAGAACCTGTAAATGTTGTGTTTAATGATATTCGCGGGCCGATGGTGCCGACAGGCTCAGAGGCAGATGATAGCTTTTACGAGGTGTCTCTTGCCTTGCAGCATGCCTACGGCCAAAATGAGGATACTGTTGGCTGGCTGCAAATTCCCAACACAGATATTAACAACAGCGTGCTGCAGTCCAATAACAACATGTATTATCTGCGGCGAAACGAAAAGAAAGAGGACGATATCTACGGATGTTACTACACAGATTACGCGTCCGAATTCGAAAGCAGACAAGCACTGTCTGCAAATACGGTTATTTATGGCCACAGCGATTTAAAGGATAACCCGGATGGGCCTCGATTTTCGCAGTTGTTTCGTTTTGCACAAAAAGAGTTTGCCGAAAAGAACCGCAGCATATTCTTTTCTATCCCCAGCGAACAAATGGAGTGGCAAATCTTTGCTGTATTCTATACCGATTTGGGCTTTGAATATATCAACCCCGATTTGGATGGAGGCAGTTTGACTGCAATGGCAAACGAGGCAAAGGCACGGTCTCTTTACGATTACGGAGTTTCTATCTATCCCAACGATAAGATACTTACCCTATCTACCTGCAGCGTTAAATACGGCGAGCGCCGTGACCAACGTTTTGTTGTTATGGCAAAACTGCTACCTGCCGATAAAAAAGCGGAGGAGGCAGAAGAGTTAAAAGATAATCCAAACCCGAAGCAGCCTGATTTTGCTTCGGAAAAATAA